From a region of the Dictyostelium discoideum AX4 chromosome 2 chromosome, whole genome shotgun sequence genome:
- a CDS encoding hypothetical protein (P25087 Sterol 24-C-methyltransferase (EC 2.1.1.41) (Delta(24)-sterol C- methyltransferase)), with product MVLIQTNHQSKPIEINQSAEKVIAFLLDVPTVAKCYPFVDSVVKVNANTYKWTMQERKVGSIQMKATHIAKYTKVNATTVQWENMTGGNMSSYGKYTIVSTGANKCTLSAEANIETDIEIPKLLVGFARTMGNREMTHTWNAFLESIKKTVETGSIVKIAPQEDVVKDEKFEGVRLKEEKRVENYNTMVSDYYDIVTETYQSGWGNHFHFAPFKTDTEPLETAVKRLEHSVADSARITKDSLVLDVGCGVGGPTLEICQYTGCKIRGLNINKKQVGIATQRAKDLGVSDRASFDHGDAMKMPYPDNTFDVVTFFESTCHMPDKQAFIKECYRVLKPGGRMSGSEWLQCEKPTEKDIVQFIEPICAHHSVPHMGSLMSYRSMMESAGFYVHIAMDLTQEGNILRNWEVLDNKTINTFKALPKGSVDPTIEMMISGAIALSEGARAGAFVLGRFLSSKPNAAKL from the coding sequence atggtatTAATTCAAACTAATCATCaatcaaaaccaattgaaattaatcaatCAGCAGAAAAAGTTATTGCATTCCTTTTAGATGTACCAACAGTTGCCAAATGTTATCCATTTGTTGATAGTGTTGTAAAGGTTAATGCCAATACCTACAAATGGACCATGCAAGAACGTAAAGTTGGTTCAATTCAAATGAAAGCCACTCACATTGCCAAATACACCAAAGTTAACGCCACCACCGTTCAATGGGAAAACATGACAGGAGGTAACATGTCATCCTATGGTAAATACACCATTGTATCAACTGGTGCCAACAAATGCACATTATCAGCAGAAGCCAACATTGAAACCGATATTGAAATTCCAAAACTTTTAGTTGGTTTTGCTCGTACTATGGGTAATCGTGAAATGACCCACACCTGGAATGCCTTCCTCGAATCAATCAAGAAAACCGTTGAAACTGGTTCAATCGTTAAGATCGCCCCACAAGAAGACGTTGTCAAGGATGAAAAATTCGAAGGTGTCCGTTTAAAGGAAGAGAAACGTGTCGAAAACTACAACACCATGGTCAGTGATTACTATGATATCGTCACTGAAACCTACCAAAGTGGTTGGGGTAATCATTTCCATTTCGCTCCATTCAAAACCGATACTGAACCATTAGAAACCGCCGTCAAACGTTTAGAACACTCTGTTGCCGATTCCGCTCGTATCACCAAGGACAGTTTAGTATTGGATGTAGGttgtggtgttggtggtcCAACCCTCGAAATCTGTCAATACACTGGTTGCAAAATCCGTGGTCTTAACATCAATAAGAAACAAGTCGGTATTGCCACCCAAAGAGCCAAAGACCTCGGTGTCTCTGACCGTGCCTCATTCGATCATGGTGATGCCATGAAAATGCCATACCCAGATAACACCTTTGACGTTGTCACTTTCTTTGAATCCACTTGTCATATGCCAGATAAACAAGCTTTCATCAAAGAATGTTACAGAGTTTTAAAACCAGGTGGTCGTATGTCTGGTTCTGAATGGTTACAATGTGAAAAACCAACTGAAAAAGATATCGTTCAATTCATTGAACCAATTTGTGCTCATCACTCTGTTCCACATATGGGTTCTCTCATGTCCTATCGTAGTATGATGGAAAGTGCTGGTTTCTACGTTCACATCGCTATGGATTTAACTCAAGAAGGTAATATCCTCAGAAATTGGGAAGTCCTCGATAACAAAACTATCAATACCTTCAAAGCTCTTCCAAAAGGTTCTGTAGATCCAACCATTGAAATGATGATTTCTGGTGCTATCGCTTTATCTGAAGGTGCTCGTGCTGGTGCTTTTGTTCTCGGTAGATTCTTATCTTCAAAACCAAATGCTGctaaactttaa